The sequence below is a genomic window from Rhinopithecus roxellana isolate Shanxi Qingling chromosome 19, ASM756505v1, whole genome shotgun sequence.
GTGTGTATCTGAATTAATTTAGTAGTAAACTGTGACATGGAGGGGTTCTGTTGCTTTGAAAGTTTCCAACTTATATACATTCAAAAACTATTAAACTTTTTGCTGTCTCtccaaatattttccatattgATAATTTTGATTGAAATGTAGAGCTAGTTAGAATTTTCTAGTCTAAAGCTTAGATATATAAATGAGTGCATATTTGCAGAGCTATAAGAtgttgcattattatttttttcttggcatCTGGAATATAAATGCTAAATTTGGTCTAGTTAGAATTTcctgcttccctcctcccctgctTACTTCCTTCTGTCTCAAAACTCTCCAGGGATGAAGACTCCACAAGCTATATTGGGGTAACATATTGTAACAGTGGTTACTTTCAGTTTCTGTCAAACTAGATTAAAAAgaagtatcacatgttctcactcatatgtgggagctaaaaaagttgatctcatcgAGATAAAGAGTAGTATAATGATTACCAGAGAGGCTAGGAGGACAGTAGGGAGGTGGGTGAGAGAGAGCAGGGGATAAAAAGGGGTTGGTTGATGGGGTACAAAATTACaattagaaggaataagatctagtgttcagtagcacaatagagtgactatagttaacagaaATTCACTGTATATTCTGAATAACTAGAGTGAAATTAGAATGttccaaacacaaagaaataagtgTTTGAGATAATGAATATCCCCGttatcctgatttgattattacacattgtatgcttgtatcaaaatatcacatgtaccccatatatatgtataactactatttatccataaaataaaaaaaaataaaagaggaaaggaatggaaaataaaagtaaagacgACTCATCAAAAATTGCAATGTAGCAGAATAGTTCCGAATGCTGTAAACTAGTACCACACAGAACTTAATCTGTAATTTTAAAGAAACCATGTAAGTATATTTATTCCTGGTATTGTGTCTTTCTCTCTTACCCTAATTTACTGTTCTTCTatagtttaaaattaaagaattgcttttaaattttacagGGCAAACATTATACTGTGGAGAcacaaaatgttttgaaacatCTGTGACCAGACATGTCACGTGTGAATATACTGTTGGATTTCAAAGCAACACGttgtaactttttttgttttttccttttacaacagattcattttattttcatcaccATGGGGCGTACCCTGTTGTTGAGTTCTCTGGTCAGACCTCTACAGACTTCTCAGATGGATCCTAGGTCTCTGGGCTTGCCCTGAAATTACTCGCTGCTCAGGGAGAGAGTTGAAATGGCTGGCATCCTCCCCCTTTGTTATATCTATGTCCTGTAACTCTGTTGCTCCGGCTGTGTCCCCTAACTCTGTTGGTCCAGCTGTGTCCCTCACTCTGTTGCTCCGGCTGCAGCTCATTCTGTTGGAGCTCCTCATTCAGCTGGTCATTGTGGTCAGAGGGTGTTGGCCTGCTCCCTTCCTCAAGTCTTCTTAAAGCCGCATATTTTTGTGGAGCATTTTTCTTCCTGGCTCTCCTCaagttgttttcctttcttcgCTGTCTTGGGAGTCTTCTTCGTGCTTCCGGACGTCGGTTGAGAGAAGGACTTCTTCCTTGTCTTCCGGATGTCGGTTGAGAGAAGGACTTCTTCTTCCTTGTCTCCTTGGTGTTAGCTGGTGGTTGCTCTTCAACAACTGTACCGGAGgctctctgttttctcttcatcttcaaCAAGTCAATCTATCTCAAGGGTCTCACATTGCAGCATTCTTACCAGAGGCCACTGGGCCTCCAGTTCCAGTTCCAGTGTCTGGAGAGTCCACCTCAGCTCAGCAATCTCATGCCAGTTGGCAGTTGTCAGCAGAAGCCGAGGCCTGCCCATCAGTTCTTTACTCTGAGATGTTGgagtggaataaaaatataaatacttataCTAGTTTTCATGGCTTCTGCTTAATATtgggtattgttttgttttgttttggtggtgATAGGCTTACCTTACATTAAACCAGGCCTTAGCTTTTCTGTGGCTTTCTTGTGGCAAAGCCTCATATTACTGTCTTGTCTGGTTCGGCAGGACAGTCAGGTCCACACCTGGGGCCGTTTGTTTTCTAGGTTTACCTCAACATAAGGTACCTTATCATTGTCACCCTTCATCTCCtgatccaaaataaaataaaatgccacagGTTACTTGATCTTGCATCTGGAATAtgattatttaaagaaattaaaaattgaaaattgaaaatgtaGAGTTTAGAAATCTTTTTTAAGGTTTCAAAGAAATTTCTAGGAGACAACGAAATAGTGTTactagatttagcaaataaaatacagaatgccaattaaatttgaatttcaaataaacattgAATACTTTTTTTGGTATAACTATATTCCAtacaatatttgggacatatctgttatattattcattgtttacctgaaattataatttaaactgaagagttctgtatttttatctggcaaccctattataaacatatttaggATCAATATAaaggaataatattttaatttttacaaaatattttaatacaagtaatttatttgattttcactGTCATCGTGAGAGGTAAGTTTTGCCTTACAGTCTATGTTACTTTACCTGTGTTTTATGAAAAGAATGTCTCTTATAATGATAGCCGCCACCACCATATCTTGACAGGTATTGACATACTGAaactttaaattcattttgtgTAGCTCCCGCCTCTTCATGATTGTTTCTGAGGTAATTCAGCTCCTCCATCTGGCTTTCCATTTGCCACTCTAGGTTAGTCTTGTTCAAAGTCAACTCATCCAAGACACTTTGCAGGCCCTTGCTATCAGCCTCGACACACTGATAAAGGACAACTTTACTCTGGTATCTGAACAGAGCCcaattagaagaatcaatacaGCTTAGATGGAGGTCTCCTTATCCAGTGGTAACAAGATGTCCCACATAGTGGAGCTTAAAGAGCACAGCACTGGGGTGTGAAGACATGGGTTCAAATTGCACCTCTGCCATGTTCAGCTAtcaccttgggcaaattacttctcTGAACCTGTGTCTTCTCATCATtaaaatgggaatttttttttttttttttgagaccgagtctcgctgtgttactcaggctggagtacagtggcgtactCTTGGCTCACCGTactctccgcctcccaggttcaagcgatcctcc
It includes:
- the LOC104682046 gene encoding LOW QUALITY PROTEIN: transmembrane protein 99 (The sequence of the model RefSeq protein was modified relative to this genomic sequence to represent the inferred CDS: inserted 2 bases in 1 codon) yields the protein MSCPGRDKTCGPCLLPGQTLYCGDTKCFETSVTRHVTCEYTVGFQSNTFRIFLWSIFLPGSPQVVFLSSLSWESSSCFRTSVERRTSSLSSGCRLREGLLLPCLLGVSWWLLFNNCTGGSLFSLHLQQVNLSQGSHIAAFLPEATGPPVPVPVSGESTSAQQSHASWQLSAEAEACPSVLYSEMLEWNKNINTYTSFHGFCLILGXLFCFVLVVIGLPYIKPGLSFSVAFLWQSLILLSCLVRQDSQVHTWGRLFSRFTST